The Pirellulales bacterium DNA window GCCTGTGCGCGAACGAGAATGCTCGATGAACCTCTGTCCGACCAAACTTGCGATCGCCGGCGAAGGCCGCCTGGCGATCGAATGGAGCGACGGCCAGCGGCGCGAATATGCGTTCGCGGAACTGCGAGACCGCTGCCCTTGCGCAACGTGCCGCGAGAAACGCTCCGCGCCAGCCCCGGCGACGCTCCTGCCGGTGCTCAAGCCGCAAGAAGCCCGGCCGCTCAAGGTCCTCGGCATGA harbors:
- a CDS encoding DUF971 domain-containing protein, which codes for MNLCPTKLAIAGEGRLAIEWSDGQRREYAFAELRDRCPCATCREKRSAPAPATLLPVLKPQEARPLKVLGMKPVGHYAYSIEFSDGHDTGIYTFELLRELGNEVK